The following are encoded in a window of Thermoproteota archaeon genomic DNA:
- a CDS encoding methylmalonyl-CoA mutase, with protein sequence MKQKMASRRVKILVAKLGLDGHDRGALVLCRAFRDAGMEVIYSGLFATPSRIAQIAEDEDVDAIALSLLNGAHNTLFPRVVKELKKKGIKDVLVLGGGVIPEEDKKGLEKGGIDGVFGPGTPLPTIIDYITKGVSKLRKI encoded by the coding sequence ATGAAACAAAAAATGGCATCAAGAAGAGTCAAAATTCTAGTAGCAAAACTAGGACTAGATGGTCATGATAGAGGAGCATTAGTTTTATGCCGTGCGTTTAGGGATGCTGGAATGGAGGTAATCTATTCAGGATTATTTGCCACACCATCAAGAATAGCACAAATTGCAGAAGACGAAGATGTTGATGCCATTGCATTAAGCCTACTCAATGGAGCACACAATACACTATTTCCTAGAGTTGTAAAGGAGTTAAAAAAGAAGGGAATTAAAGACGTTCTAGTTCTAGGAGGCGGCGTCATACCCGAAGAGGACAAAAAAGGACTTGAAAAAGGAGGAATTGACGGAGTATTTGGTCCAGGCACACCACTTCCAACAATAATCGATTACATTACAAAGGGCGTTTCAAAATTAAGAAAAATATAA